In Candidatus Eisenbacteria bacterium, the following are encoded in one genomic region:
- a CDS encoding TonB-dependent receptor — MTLIRSRKPGAKTVAAILLLLLSFIGADQLFAGTIHGFVRDKASREPIIMGNVLVKNSTIGTNTNTNGYYVLPSLKPGTYEIQFSYVGYRPVVATRTLGAGDEIELDALLEVEPVLVKETVVTAERHKRELDIKPSEISIQMPQLRSIPQIAEPDLFRSVQMLPGVATLSDFSAGLYIRGGSADQNLILLDHIDVYNPNHMFGFFSTFNTDAIKSVELLKGGFPAMYGGRLSSVLNVYNKEGDREKCHGVTRLSLLSASSTLEGPWKKGSWMVSGRRTYLDLAAKMVKVDLPYYFYDAHAKLNYDIDRHNQASVSFYLGNDRLDLSGEGGTNIALNWGNRTFSTRWMHLFSSKLFSNFVFAGTRFDSDTEVNFDNISFGLMNRITDLAIKGMLTYSPSTDHSMDFGFENKMLDFKLNYHIVDTDYRSSFSGDYSAVYLQDNYRVSTFNILQTGLRFDHYTDGSYSRLMPRVSLKHLLTDRTSVTASYGRYSQFLNQVDAEGMSFAEMWFPVDRTFKPGAADHYILGYSFDNARTFSFSLEGYYKKYLNIAEFRQFRGADENLSDQTAAQNFYSGKGEAYGADALVRNNIWGLEGWVGYSLSRTKKQINGYNFDKEYYPTYDRRHTVTTIQDYRINKKYRVNLAFKYGSGQPYTEATARYAVMNPNGTTHNLPLDGEKNFYRLPAYHRLDIGIFYETKKFLFNTEVYFQVVNVYNHRNVWFRRYKTSGDTATVEDYSMIPLLPTAGVSFRF, encoded by the coding sequence ACCAACACAAATACGAACGGGTATTACGTCTTGCCTTCGCTAAAACCCGGGACATACGAAATTCAGTTCAGTTATGTCGGCTACAGACCGGTCGTTGCCACCCGCACGCTGGGAGCCGGGGATGAAATTGAACTCGATGCGCTCCTTGAAGTTGAGCCTGTCCTGGTCAAGGAAACAGTTGTCACTGCGGAAAGACACAAGCGTGAATTGGACATCAAGCCGAGCGAAATCTCGATACAGATGCCCCAGCTCCGCAGTATTCCACAGATAGCCGAGCCGGATCTGTTCAGATCGGTTCAGATGCTCCCGGGGGTCGCCACGCTATCGGACTTTTCCGCCGGGCTCTACATCCGCGGCGGGAGCGCAGACCAGAACCTGATCCTCCTGGATCACATCGATGTGTACAATCCAAACCACATGTTCGGGTTTTTCAGCACATTCAATACGGACGCGATCAAATCGGTGGAGCTTCTGAAAGGCGGTTTCCCGGCAATGTACGGCGGCAGACTTTCATCAGTGCTGAATGTTTACAACAAAGAAGGAGACCGCGAGAAGTGCCACGGCGTGACGAGGCTGAGTCTCCTGAGTGCCAGCTCGACTCTCGAAGGTCCGTGGAAAAAGGGTTCATGGATGGTCTCGGGGCGCCGTACATATCTGGACCTGGCTGCGAAGATGGTGAAAGTTGATCTGCCATACTACTTCTACGATGCACATGCCAAGCTGAACTACGACATAGACAGACACAATCAGGCCAGCGTCAGCTTCTATCTGGGGAATGACCGCCTAGACCTGTCAGGCGAAGGGGGCACGAACATTGCGTTGAATTGGGGAAACAGGACCTTCAGCACCAGGTGGATGCATCTGTTTTCCAGCAAGCTGTTTTCCAATTTCGTCTTTGCGGGGACCCGTTTCGATAGCGACACCGAGGTGAATTTCGACAACATTTCTTTCGGTCTCATGAACAGGATAACCGACCTGGCAATAAAGGGAATGCTGACTTACTCGCCTTCTACCGATCACTCGATGGACTTCGGCTTCGAAAACAAGATGCTCGACTTCAAACTGAATTATCACATCGTGGACACGGACTATCGCAGCTCTTTTTCCGGCGACTACTCCGCGGTCTATCTCCAGGACAACTATCGCGTGAGCACGTTCAATATCCTGCAGACCGGTCTTCGGTTTGACCACTACACCGATGGCAGCTATTCCCGCCTGATGCCGAGAGTTTCGCTCAAGCATCTGTTGACCGACAGAACAAGCGTGACGGCGAGCTACGGCCGGTATTCTCAATTCCTGAATCAGGTTGACGCAGAGGGTATGAGCTTTGCCGAGATGTGGTTCCCGGTTGACAGGACATTTAAGCCGGGAGCGGCAGATCATTATATATTGGGCTACTCCTTTGACAACGCGAGGACTTTTTCTTTCAGTCTTGAAGGATACTACAAGAAGTATCTGAACATTGCTGAATTCAGACAATTCCGGGGCGCTGACGAGAACCTCAGTGACCAGACTGCTGCGCAGAATTTCTACAGCGGCAAAGGTGAAGCATATGGCGCCGATGCTCTTGTTCGCAACAATATCTGGGGACTTGAGGGATGGGTGGGCTACTCACTGAGCAGGACCAAGAAGCAGATCAATGGTTATAACTTCGACAAGGAATACTATCCCACCTACGACAGGCGTCATACCGTGACTACGATTCAAGATTACCGGATCAACAAAAAGTACCGGGTCAATCTCGCTTTCAAGTACGGCTCCGGTCAGCCTTACACCGAAGCGACGGCCAGGTACGCGGTCATGAACCCAAACGGGACCACCCACAACCTGCCTCTTGATGGCGAAAAGAATTTCTACCGGCTTCCAGCCTATCACCGGCTGGATATCGGCATATTCTATGAGACCAAGAAGTTCCTGTTCAACACGGAAGTCTACTTCCAGGTTGTCAACGTCTACAATCACAGAAATGTTTGGTTCCGGCGCTACAAGACTTCGGGCGACACTGCCACCGTGGAGGACTACTCGATGATTCCGTTACTGCCCACTGCCGGCGTTTCGTTCAGATTCTAG
- a CDS encoding DUF4249 family protein codes for MRVAIKLMLVVFALALLLPGCEKNPGAPDYQKEITVFGYLWGNDTLNAERAIMIAYTQPVLARYTLENAAIRGASVTLTETSTGRVYTLNESPQRPGFYFNDSLVVQPKTTYNLEVKADGKVVRASTTVPPVLKLTTVLNPDSVNSVYQKNLSREKPILLEGESPDQIVLVDMYCNESYRDAEYTESFGGSRHPRNEEEYDGGVNGEPRHIRAMAKLGEFVSDEYPGQYVVNWYSSMIVFYGSNTMQVLAIDDNYHKFLYTEHPVYSGGVKGGLGVFGSVCGKTYQLMVLKP; via the coding sequence ATGAGAGTTGCAATCAAACTGATGCTTGTTGTGTTTGCGCTGGCGCTTCTCCTGCCTGGTTGTGAGAAGAATCCGGGCGCTCCGGATTATCAGAAGGAGATTACTGTTTTCGGTTACCTCTGGGGAAATGACACGTTGAATGCGGAGCGCGCGATTATGATTGCATATACGCAGCCGGTACTGGCACGTTACACCCTGGAGAATGCGGCAATTCGCGGGGCATCGGTCACACTCACCGAGACAAGCACCGGGCGTGTTTATACGTTGAACGAATCTCCTCAACGGCCGGGCTTCTATTTCAATGACAGTCTGGTTGTTCAGCCCAAGACGACCTACAACCTTGAGGTGAAGGCCGATGGAAAAGTGGTGAGAGCTTCTACCACTGTTCCTCCGGTTCTAAAACTTACCACCGTTTTGAATCCGGATTCTGTCAATTCCGTCTATCAGAAGAACTTGTCGAGAGAAAAGCCCATCCTTCTGGAAGGGGAATCTCCGGATCAAATCGTTCTGGTTGACATGTACTGCAATGAGTCTTACCGGGACGCCGAGTACACGGAGTCTTTCGGCGGCAGCAGGCATCCGAGGAACGAAGAAGAGTATGACGGCGGTGTGAATGGCGAGCCACGGCACATCCGGGCCATGGCCAAACTTGGCGAGTTTGTTTCCGACGAATATCCCGGGCAATATGTTGTAAACTGGTATTCCTCGATGATTGTTTTCTACGGCTCGAACACTATGCAGGTGCTGGCCATAGATGATAACTATCACAAGTTTCTCTATACAGAGCACCCAGTGTACAGCGGCGGCGTCAAAGGCGGCTTGGGGGTTTTCGGTTCAGTCTGCGGGAAAACGTACCAACTGATGGTCCTGAAACCATAA